A genomic region of Kribbella sp. NBC_00382 contains the following coding sequences:
- a CDS encoding ATP-binding protein, with translation MTETSGTETSVAATSGPATDEPRPASRDELRTLFLFESLTDEQLDWLVREGHVQAVEEGKVFSEGDEATCCYILMSGGLRMCKLLQGEEVEINRSSQRGVYAGAFNAFFGTDDRKGYTSSMYVLEPSEFFVVDAAAMATMMNTWFPMAVHLIEGFVMGARRTNETIGQRERLLALGSLSAGLTHELNNPAAAAVRAAATLRQRVAGMRSKLAMLADGTLDSTKLHKIVAIQEDAVERVAKARELSPIELSDAEDSLTDWLDDHDVRNSWDVAPVLAAVGLGVDWMEEVLTAVGPEYLEGAVRWLMYTIDTESLMNEIDDSVTRISTLVGAAKQYSQIDRAPYQVVDLRELLKSTMVMMSGKFEGLTVVKELDPELPPIPAYAAELNQVWTNIIDNAVSAMNGSGTLTIRTKRDGAYAVVMIGDTGPGIPPEIKSRIFEPFFTTKPIGEGTGLGLDISWRIVVKKHHGDLRVDSKPGETWFKIVLPLNPEAEIQAQGDLT, from the coding sequence GTGACTGAGACTTCCGGGACCGAGACTTCTGTGGCAGCGACTTCCGGGCCGGCAACCGACGAACCGCGCCCGGCCTCCCGCGACGAGTTGCGCACGCTGTTCCTGTTCGAGTCGCTGACCGACGAGCAGCTCGACTGGCTGGTCCGCGAGGGTCACGTCCAGGCCGTCGAAGAGGGCAAGGTCTTCTCCGAGGGCGACGAGGCCACCTGCTGCTACATCCTGATGTCCGGCGGGCTGCGGATGTGCAAGCTGCTGCAGGGTGAAGAGGTCGAGATCAACCGGTCGTCCCAGCGCGGGGTCTACGCCGGCGCGTTCAACGCGTTCTTCGGTACGGACGACCGCAAGGGCTACACCTCCTCGATGTACGTCCTGGAGCCGTCGGAGTTCTTCGTCGTCGACGCGGCCGCGATGGCGACGATGATGAACACCTGGTTCCCGATGGCGGTGCACCTGATCGAGGGCTTCGTGATGGGAGCGCGCCGGACCAACGAGACGATCGGCCAGCGTGAGCGGCTGCTGGCCCTCGGCTCCCTGTCGGCCGGCCTGACGCACGAGCTCAACAACCCTGCCGCTGCGGCGGTTCGGGCCGCGGCGACGCTGCGGCAACGGGTCGCCGGGATGCGGTCCAAGCTCGCGATGCTTGCCGACGGCACCCTTGACTCGACCAAGCTGCACAAGATCGTCGCGATCCAGGAGGACGCCGTCGAGCGGGTGGCGAAGGCGCGGGAGCTGTCGCCGATCGAGCTGAGCGACGCCGAGGACTCCTTGACCGACTGGCTCGACGATCACGACGTACGCAACAGCTGGGACGTCGCGCCGGTGCTGGCCGCAGTCGGGCTGGGCGTGGACTGGATGGAAGAGGTGCTGACCGCCGTCGGACCGGAGTACCTGGAAGGTGCTGTTCGCTGGCTGATGTACACGATCGACACCGAGTCGCTGATGAACGAGATCGACGACTCGGTGACCCGGATCTCGACCCTGGTCGGGGCGGCCAAGCAGTACTCCCAGATCGACCGGGCGCCGTACCAGGTGGTCGATCTGCGCGAGCTGCTGAAGTCGACGATGGTGATGATGTCGGGCAAGTTCGAGGGACTGACCGTGGTGAAGGAGCTCGATCCGGAGCTGCCGCCGATCCCGGCGTACGCGGCCGAGCTGAACCAGGTCTGGACCAACATCATCGACAACGCCGTCTCCGCGATGAACGGCTCCGGCACGCTGACGATCCGGACCAAGCGCGACGGTGCCTACGCCGTGGTGATGATCGGGGACACCGGTCCAGGCATCCCGCCCGAGATCAAGAGCCGCATCTTCGAGCCCTTCTTCACCACCAAGCCGATCGGAGAGGGCACCGGCCTCGGCCTCGACATCTCCTGGCGGATCGTGGTCAAGAAACACCACGGCGACCTCCGGGTCGACTCCAAACCCGGCGAGACGTGGTTCAAGATCGTCCTCCCGCTCAACCCCGAGGCAGAGATCCAGGCGCAGGGCGACCTGACCTAG
- a CDS encoding FAD-dependent oxidoreductase, with product MPTSTTRPVILTVDDDPGVSRSIARDLRRRYAEDNRIVRAESPDQALEALKELKLRGEPVALLLADYRMPGMSGIDFLEAAMDLFPLARRVLLTAYADTDAAIQAINVVDLDHYLLKPWNPPEEKLYPVVDSMLDLWKSTPDVPADETRVIGHRWSAPSFAARDFLARNAVPYRWMGVDDEESQRLLAAADIDGTTLPVIITPDGTVLVAPTEADLADKVGLSTHPAEEFYDLVVVGGGPAGLGAAVYGASEGLRTVLVEQVATGGQAGQSSRIENYLGFPDGVSGAQLTDRARRQAIRFGAELLTAREVVKLETNGSARRLEFSDGSEIAAHSVILATGVSYRTLAAPGVDDLSGRGIYYGSATTEGPACAGQEVYIIGGANSAGQAAVYFSRHAKRVHMLVRGPSLEATMSSYLIDQIGGIDNIEVHTCTQVVSCKGAEHLECVTLTNSTTGESWEVDTEWMFVFIGAAPRTDWLPGELLRDDKGFVLTGPDLRGRPPGWALDRDPYHLETSMPGVFAAGDVRAESVKRVASAVGDGAMAVTLVHRYLEML from the coding sequence ATGCCAACGTCAACAACCCGCCCGGTGATCCTGACCGTGGACGACGATCCGGGAGTCTCCCGGTCGATCGCCCGCGACCTGCGCCGCCGGTACGCCGAGGACAACCGGATCGTCCGGGCCGAGTCCCCGGACCAAGCCCTTGAGGCGCTCAAGGAGCTCAAGCTGCGGGGCGAGCCCGTCGCCCTGCTGCTCGCGGACTACCGGATGCCGGGGATGTCCGGGATCGACTTCCTCGAAGCGGCGATGGACCTGTTCCCGCTCGCCCGCCGAGTCCTGCTGACCGCGTACGCCGACACCGACGCCGCCATCCAGGCGATCAACGTGGTCGACCTCGACCACTACCTGCTCAAGCCGTGGAACCCGCCGGAGGAGAAGCTCTACCCGGTGGTCGACTCCATGCTCGACCTGTGGAAGTCCACTCCGGACGTGCCCGCCGACGAGACCCGGGTGATCGGCCACCGCTGGTCGGCCCCGTCCTTCGCCGCACGCGACTTCCTCGCTCGCAACGCCGTGCCGTACCGCTGGATGGGCGTCGACGACGAGGAGAGCCAACGGCTGCTCGCGGCCGCCGATATCGACGGTACGACGCTGCCGGTCATCATCACCCCGGACGGTACGGTCCTGGTCGCGCCGACCGAGGCCGACCTTGCCGACAAGGTCGGGCTGTCGACCCACCCCGCAGAGGAGTTCTACGACCTCGTGGTGGTCGGTGGCGGGCCGGCGGGGCTCGGTGCTGCCGTGTACGGGGCTAGTGAGGGCCTGAGGACAGTACTGGTCGAGCAGGTGGCGACTGGTGGACAAGCGGGTCAGTCGAGCCGGATCGAGAACTACCTGGGCTTCCCTGATGGGGTGTCCGGGGCACAGCTGACCGACCGGGCCCGGCGACAGGCCATCCGCTTCGGTGCCGAGCTGCTGACCGCTCGCGAGGTGGTCAAGCTGGAGACGAACGGATCCGCCCGGCGGCTGGAGTTCTCCGACGGCAGCGAGATCGCCGCGCACTCGGTGATCCTGGCGACCGGCGTCTCGTACCGGACCCTCGCAGCGCCCGGCGTGGACGACCTCAGCGGCCGCGGGATCTACTACGGCTCCGCGACGACCGAGGGTCCGGCCTGCGCCGGCCAGGAGGTCTACATCATCGGCGGAGCGAACTCCGCCGGTCAGGCCGCGGTCTATTTCTCCCGGCATGCGAAACGCGTGCATATGCTGGTAAGAGGTCCCTCGCTCGAGGCGACCATGTCGTCGTATCTGATCGATCAGATCGGCGGCATCGACAACATCGAGGTGCACACCTGTACGCAGGTGGTGTCCTGCAAGGGTGCGGAACACTTGGAGTGCGTGACGCTCACCAACAGCACGACCGGGGAGAGCTGGGAGGTGGACACGGAGTGGATGTTCGTGTTCATCGGCGCGGCGCCCCGGACCGACTGGCTGCCGGGTGAGCTGTTGCGCGACGACAAGGGCTTCGTACTGACCGGACCGGACCTGCGCGGCCGGCCGCCGGGCTGGGCGCTGGACCGGGATCCGTACCACCTGGAGACGAGCATGCCGGGCGTCTTCGCGGCGGGCGACGTCCGGGCCGAGTCCGTCAAGCGGGTCGCCTCGGCAGTCGGTGACGGCGCGATGGCCGTGACCTTGGTGCACCGATACCTGGAGATGCTCTGA
- a CDS encoding bifunctional 4-hydroxy-2-oxoglutarate aldolase/2-dehydro-3-deoxy-phosphogluconate aldolase, producing MELLAELSQRKVLAIIRADGPDRALECVRTLVTAGITILEVSLTTPGGAEAIAKARSEFDPSVLIGAGTVITEVQAEEVAAAGAGFIVTPAITQGARRSVDLGLPLLCGALTPTEIITALDLGALAVKVFPAKLHGPGYFRELRAPLPDAPLIAVGGVDATTTPQYLQAGALAVGLGSPLLGDAGKGGPQSALADRAAAFLEAVANA from the coding sequence GTGGAGTTGCTAGCGGAACTCAGCCAGCGCAAGGTGCTCGCGATCATCCGGGCCGACGGCCCCGACCGGGCCCTGGAGTGCGTCCGCACCCTGGTGACCGCCGGAATCACCATCCTCGAGGTCTCGCTGACCACGCCGGGCGGCGCGGAAGCGATCGCCAAGGCGCGTTCCGAGTTCGACCCCTCGGTCCTGATCGGCGCCGGCACGGTGATCACGGAGGTGCAGGCGGAGGAGGTCGCGGCCGCCGGCGCAGGTTTCATCGTCACCCCAGCCATCACCCAAGGAGCCCGCCGAAGCGTCGACCTCGGCCTGCCCCTGCTCTGCGGCGCCCTCACCCCGACCGAGATCATCACGGCGCTGGACCTCGGTGCCCTGGCCGTAAAGGTCTTCCCCGCCAAACTGCACGGGCCCGGCTACTTCCGCGAACTCCGCGCCCCACTCCCCGACGCCCCACTCATCGCCGTAGGCGGAGTCGACGCCACCACGACCCCGCAGTACCTGCAGGCGGGCGCCCTGGCCGTCGGCCTCGGCTCGCCCCTATTGGGCGACGCCGGCAAGGGCGGCCCCCAGTCCGCCCTCGCCGACCGTGCCGCCGCCTTCCTGGAGGCGGTCGCCAATGCATGA
- a CDS encoding helix-turn-helix domain-containing protein — protein sequence MGPLELLGHPVRLRVVHALRGGRTLTTTQLAELIPDVSKATLYRHVDLLADGGILEVAEEERVRGAVQRHYRLRQDRASIDPAVASTLTPDDHRQGFAAATAALLAEFNAYLDRDETDVTKDPIGYLQHAIWLTDAELHTMIEALRAAIVPNLTNKSTPTRRRYLLSPILFPAEDHPSTG from the coding sequence ATGGGTCCGTTGGAACTACTGGGACACCCCGTCCGCCTGCGAGTCGTCCACGCCCTGCGCGGCGGCCGAACGCTCACCACGACACAACTAGCCGAGCTCATCCCCGACGTCTCGAAGGCAACCCTCTACCGCCACGTCGACCTGCTCGCCGACGGCGGCATCCTCGAGGTCGCCGAAGAGGAGCGAGTCCGCGGCGCCGTCCAACGCCACTACCGCCTCCGCCAGGACCGCGCCTCGATCGACCCCGCCGTAGCCAGCACCCTCACCCCAGACGACCACCGCCAAGGCTTCGCCGCCGCCACCGCAGCCCTCCTAGCCGAGTTCAACGCCTACCTGGACCGCGACGAAACCGACGTCACCAAAGACCCCATCGGCTACCTCCAACACGCAATCTGGCTAACCGACGCCGAACTCCACACCATGATCGAAGCCCTCCGCGCCGCCATCGTCCCCAACCTCACCAACAAATCCACCCCCACCCGAAGGCGCTACCTCCTAAGCCCCATCCTCTTCCCAGCCGAAGACCACCCCTCGACGGGCTGA
- a CDS encoding sugar kinase, protein MPDVLTIGEAMVSLRSPRALRLGGDVHLSVAGSESNVAIGLARLGHDVAWLGAVGNDEPGHLIQRTLRAENVDTRYLRFSDDSFTGFIAFDQPAHDITRVSYHRRGSAGSTLTPAECVAALTDPGTPSSSTPRILHVTGITPALSATAREATLAAVQAASAAGIQVSLDVNYRARLWPRPEAATALRALLPHVTTIFASDDELDILTDAPNPTADLLTSATEVVITAGSKGAWTHTTSGTTHHPALPVTVVDSIGAGDAFVSGYLSATLDNLPTPARLTRATTSGAFCVGAHGDWESLPTRQDLTLLTHTTGTALR, encoded by the coding sequence ATGCCTGACGTTCTGACCATCGGTGAGGCAATGGTCTCCTTGCGTTCCCCCAGAGCCCTCCGCCTAGGCGGCGACGTACACCTCTCCGTCGCCGGCTCCGAGAGCAACGTAGCGATCGGCCTGGCCAGACTCGGCCACGACGTCGCCTGGCTAGGTGCCGTAGGCAACGACGAACCCGGCCACCTGATCCAGCGCACCCTCCGCGCCGAAAACGTCGACACCCGCTACCTGCGCTTCTCGGACGACTCCTTCACCGGCTTCATCGCCTTCGACCAGCCGGCCCACGACATCACCCGAGTCAGCTACCACCGCCGCGGCTCAGCCGGCTCCACCCTCACCCCAGCCGAATGCGTGGCCGCCCTCACCGACCCCGGTACGCCGAGCAGCTCCACCCCACGCATCCTCCACGTCACCGGCATCACCCCGGCCCTGTCCGCCACAGCCCGCGAGGCGACCCTCGCCGCAGTACAAGCTGCTTCTGCTGCTGGCATCCAGGTCTCCCTAGACGTGAACTACCGAGCCCGCCTCTGGCCCCGCCCCGAAGCCGCCACCGCCCTCCGCGCCCTACTCCCCCACGTAACCACCATTTTCGCCTCAGACGACGAACTGGACATCCTCACCGACGCCCCCAACCCCACCGCCGACCTACTCACCTCCGCCACCGAGGTAGTAATCACCGCCGGCAGCAAAGGCGCCTGGACCCACACAACATCCGGCACCACCCACCACCCAGCCCTCCCCGTAACAGTCGTCGACTCCATCGGCGCCGGCGACGCCTTCGTCTCCGGCTACCTCTCCGCCACCCTCGACAACCTCCCCACCCCCGCCCGCCTAACCCGAGCCACCACCTCCGGCGCCTTCTGCGTAGGCGCCCACGGCGACTGGGAATCCCTCCCCACCCGCCAAGACCTAACCCTCCTAACCCACACCACCGGCACAGCCCTCCGCTAA
- a CDS encoding alpha/beta hydrolase: protein MGTPLEVAMYVATAAREGRFVAIEKLFAPPLRAVVSADAVEAAWTAEVGRIGSVTSIGGPVSEPMDGGLTRVRVPVTCERGSLTLIMSVDSEGLLNGLRLDPGATVEWTPPAYADPASFTEYEVTLEGGIHAVQGTLSLPGDRSPAVILLSGGGPFDRDETSGPNKPLKDLAWGLASKGIAVLRFDKVTASRPDLTSHAGFTATAEYLPHTLAAIDVLRRHPTVDPDRIFLVGHSMGGKLAPRIAAVSPYVAGLAILAGDTQPMQQAAIRVAKYLASTQPSKAADAFVETLIRQAKNVESPDLSESTPPADLPFGFSGSYWLDLREYDPVATAAALDRPILILQGGRDYQVTTTDDLINWQTGLAHRPDVTIHIHEADNHLFFAGAAPSTMADYTTAQHVDPAVVDDITSWINSTAEAQAKQA from the coding sequence ATGGGGACTCCGCTTGAGGTTGCGATGTACGTGGCGACGGCCGCTCGGGAGGGTCGCTTCGTTGCGATCGAGAAGCTCTTCGCGCCGCCGTTGCGAGCGGTGGTCTCGGCCGACGCCGTCGAAGCCGCGTGGACGGCCGAGGTCGGGCGGATCGGTTCGGTGACCTCGATCGGTGGGCCGGTCAGTGAGCCGATGGACGGTGGGCTCACGCGGGTCCGCGTGCCGGTGACCTGCGAACGCGGCAGCCTGACGCTGATCATGTCCGTCGACAGCGAGGGCTTGCTGAACGGATTGCGCCTTGATCCCGGCGCCACGGTCGAGTGGACTCCCCCGGCGTACGCCGATCCCGCCAGCTTCACCGAGTACGAGGTCACACTGGAGGGCGGAATCCATGCAGTACAAGGGACTCTGAGCCTGCCGGGCGATCGCAGTCCGGCGGTGATTCTGTTGAGCGGCGGCGGACCCTTCGATCGGGACGAGACGAGCGGGCCGAACAAACCGCTGAAGGATCTCGCCTGGGGCCTGGCCAGCAAGGGCATCGCAGTACTGCGCTTCGACAAGGTGACCGCCAGCCGCCCCGACCTGACCAGCCATGCGGGCTTCACCGCCACCGCCGAATACCTGCCGCACACGCTGGCCGCCATCGACGTACTGCGCCGGCACCCGACCGTGGATCCCGATCGGATCTTCCTCGTCGGCCACAGCATGGGCGGCAAACTCGCGCCACGCATCGCCGCCGTTTCCCCGTACGTCGCCGGCCTGGCGATCCTCGCCGGCGACACCCAGCCGATGCAGCAAGCCGCGATCCGAGTCGCGAAGTACCTAGCCTCCACGCAGCCCAGCAAGGCAGCCGACGCTTTCGTCGAAACGCTGATCCGCCAAGCCAAGAACGTCGAGAGCCCCGACCTGTCCGAGTCGACCCCGCCGGCCGACCTCCCATTCGGATTCTCAGGCTCGTACTGGCTAGATCTCCGCGAGTACGACCCAGTGGCGACCGCGGCCGCACTCGACCGCCCGATCCTCATCCTGCAAGGCGGCCGCGACTACCAGGTAACCACTACCGACGACCTCATCAACTGGCAGACCGGTCTCGCCCACCGGCCGGACGTCACGATCCACATCCACGAAGCAGACAACCACCTGTTCTTCGCCGGCGCCGCCCCTTCCACGATGGCCGACTACACAACCGCCCAACACGTCGATCCCGCCGTAGTCGACGACATCACCAGCTGGATCAACAGCACAGCAGAAGCTCAGGCGAAACAGGCGTAG
- a CDS encoding VOC family protein, whose amino-acid sequence MANYPDLMHTALDTTDVRGLAEFYRQLLGLQYRPGDEQPSDDDDWLVLVDANGKRKLAFQQVDTLPRSTWPADGVPMQMHLDFAVPTLDELERHKQRAEDLGATVLLDRTEEEGEPLYVLADPAGHPFCIMVAKV is encoded by the coding sequence GTGGCCAATTATCCGGACCTGATGCATACGGCGCTCGACACGACCGATGTCCGTGGCTTGGCGGAGTTCTATCGCCAGTTGCTCGGTCTGCAGTACAGACCGGGTGACGAGCAACCATCAGATGACGATGACTGGCTGGTACTTGTCGACGCCAACGGCAAGCGGAAGCTCGCGTTTCAGCAGGTCGACACGCTTCCCCGCTCGACCTGGCCGGCGGACGGCGTACCGATGCAGATGCATCTGGACTTCGCAGTACCGACGCTCGATGAGCTGGAGCGCCACAAACAAAGGGCAGAGGACCTCGGTGCGACCGTGTTGCTCGATCGCACCGAGGAGGAGGGTGAGCCGCTGTATGTCCTCGCGGACCCGGCGGGTCACCCCTTCTGCATCATGGTCGCCAAGGTCTAG
- a CDS encoding chitinase, with product MRSRCSAALLGFLLVIAGLVGFTQTAQAANLLTNPGFEAGSLSGWSCSGGSVITSPTHSGGFALNGAVSGSDFAQCSQTVAVQPNTAYTLSAWVRGSYVYLGVTGGASTWTPSASGYTQLTVAFTSGASQTSAQIYLHGWYGQPAYQADDVNLDGPGGTPPAGGAPGVPGTPSVTGTTSSAISLSWGASTGTVTGYRVYEGATPVKTVTGTSTSVDGLAACTSHSYTVAAYNSNGESAKSAAASGTTAGCTSTGLPKHALIGYLHASFANGSGYVRMADIPSQWNIINLSFGEPTSVTSGDIRFNRCPASECANVESDADFLAAIKAKQAQGKKVLLSIGGQNGQVQLTTAAARDTFVNSVSAIIDRWGLDGLDVDFEGHSLYLNPGDTDFRNPTTPVVVNLISALKTLKAKYGTKFVLTMAPETFFVQIGYQFYGDGGNGGDNRRGSYLPVIHALRDSLTVLHVQDYNSGPVMGLDNQYHTMGGADFHIAMTDMIKAGFPVGTTGQTFPGLREDQIAFGLPAASSAGNGYTAPAAVHQALDCLVKGQNCGGYSLRGGSSPSFRGLMTWSINWDKYYNWEFQNAHAPYLAALP from the coding sequence ATGCGTTCACGGTGCTCTGCTGCTCTACTCGGTTTCCTGCTGGTCATCGCCGGCCTGGTCGGCTTCACCCAGACCGCGCAGGCCGCGAACCTGTTGACCAACCCCGGCTTCGAGGCGGGCTCGCTGAGCGGCTGGAGCTGCTCCGGCGGCTCGGTGATCACCAGTCCGACGCACAGCGGTGGGTTCGCGCTCAACGGGGCGGTATCGGGTTCAGACTTCGCCCAGTGCAGCCAGACCGTCGCGGTGCAGCCCAATACGGCGTACACGCTGTCTGCCTGGGTGCGCGGCTCGTACGTCTACCTGGGCGTCACTGGCGGTGCATCCACCTGGACGCCTTCCGCTAGTGGCTACACGCAGTTGACGGTCGCCTTCACGAGTGGTGCGAGTCAGACGTCGGCACAGATCTACCTCCACGGGTGGTACGGCCAACCGGCGTACCAGGCCGATGACGTGAACCTCGATGGCCCTGGTGGCACCCCGCCGGCCGGTGGCGCTCCCGGAGTACCGGGGACTCCTTCTGTGACCGGTACTACGAGCAGCGCGATCTCTCTGAGCTGGGGAGCCTCCACGGGAACAGTGACCGGCTACCGCGTCTACGAGGGGGCTACCCCGGTCAAGACAGTCACTGGCACCTCAACCAGTGTCGACGGACTAGCGGCATGCACTAGCCACAGCTACACAGTTGCGGCGTACAACAGCAACGGTGAGTCGGCCAAGAGCGCAGCAGCCTCCGGTACTACCGCAGGCTGCACCAGTACCGGCCTCCCGAAGCACGCGCTGATCGGCTACCTCCACGCAAGCTTCGCCAACGGCTCCGGCTACGTCCGGATGGCCGACATCCCATCGCAGTGGAACATCATCAACCTGTCGTTCGGCGAGCCGACCTCTGTCACGTCAGGCGACATCCGCTTCAACCGCTGCCCTGCCAGCGAGTGCGCGAACGTGGAGAGCGACGCGGACTTCCTCGCCGCCATCAAGGCCAAGCAGGCCCAAGGCAAGAAGGTCCTGCTCTCGATCGGCGGCCAGAACGGCCAGGTGCAACTCACCACCGCGGCGGCCCGCGACACTTTCGTCAACTCGGTCAGCGCGATCATCGACCGCTGGGGACTCGACGGGCTCGACGTCGACTTCGAGGGCCACTCGCTCTACCTGAACCCCGGCGACACCGACTTCCGCAACCCGACCACGCCCGTGGTGGTCAACCTGATCAGCGCGCTCAAGACGCTGAAGGCGAAGTACGGGACGAAGTTCGTGCTGACGATGGCGCCGGAGACGTTCTTCGTGCAGATCGGCTACCAGTTCTACGGCGACGGCGGCAACGGCGGCGACAACCGGCGCGGCTCGTACCTGCCGGTGATCCACGCGCTGCGCGATTCGCTCACCGTGCTGCACGTCCAGGACTACAACTCCGGGCCCGTGATGGGGCTCGACAACCAGTACCACACGATGGGCGGCGCCGATTTCCACATCGCGATGACCGACATGATCAAGGCCGGCTTCCCCGTCGGTACCACCGGACAGACCTTCCCCGGGCTCCGTGAGGACCAGATCGCCTTCGGCCTCCCGGCGGCCAGCAGCGCAGGGAACGGCTACACCGCCCCGGCAGCCGTTCACCAAGCGCTCGACTGTCTGGTGAAGGGCCAGAACTGCGGTGGCTACAGCCTTCGCGGCGGTTCTTCCCCGTCGTTCCGCGGGTTGATGACGTGGTCGATCAACTGGGACAAGTACTACAACTGGGAGTTCCAGAACGCGCACGCGCCGTACCTCGCAGCTCTGCCGTAA